From the Aquificaceae bacterium genome, the window ACCGCCCTTGCAAGCTCCAAACTTCCAGAGGGATAGGCTGGGATTATTTGAACCCTTCCAAGTAGGTCTTTGCCCTCGGAGTCTATTGGTTCTATGTAGTCCCTTTCAAAGGACAAGAGGGTTGCTCCAATGGGATGTGCGTGCACTACCGAAAGGTAGTCTGTCTGTAAGTATATCTCTTTGTGGACCACGAGCTCTGAGGAAGCTCTATCCGAAAGGAGATGTTCTTCCTTTAAGGGAAGGGATATAAAATCCCAATCTTGAAGGTTTCCAAGATGACTTCCTCTACGCGTTATGACTATCTTGTCCTTTAACCTTACTGATAGGTTGCCTGCCCTTGCATCTACGAGACCTTCTGTATAAAGGAGCTTTCCTACCTGCTTTAGTTTTCTTATTGCTATCTCTTCCATATGAGACTAAAAAGTATATAGGAGCTTATGCTAAAGCCAAGACCTACAAGAAGAGCAAAGTCGTTGTGGAAAACATACTCAAGCAGAGCCCAGCTGAAAAATCCAGAAAGCATGGAGGCTATGGCGGACGCTGGGTTTGAACCCTTAAAGTAAAGCCCTGCGGTAAGAGGAACAAAGAGGGATACAAGGCTCAAGGCTGAGGAGCTTGCTACAAGATGATATATGGACTCTCCAGAGAGAGCAAACATAAGGGACACAAGGGAAACTAAGACTACACAAGCCCTCGTAAGCCACAGAAAGCCTTTGTCTGAGAGATTTCTTATATATGGCTTTATAAGGTTTTCGCTAAGCACCGAGGCAGGAGCAAGCACTGCAGCGCTTGCAGTGCTCATAATGGCAGAAAGCAGTGCACCAAAAAAGAGCACCTTTGTGGGAAGGCTCGCATGCTCCATTATCATAGTGGGAAGCATAAGCTGTGGGTCTATATCCAAAAGCTCGGGATACTTCGTTCTTGCAAAAACCGCAAGGATAAGAGGTATGAGGGCTACAGTAAGATACATAAAACCTGCGGATATACTTGAAAGCACCGCAACCCTTTCGCTCCTTGATGCCATAACTCTTTGGAACACATCCTGCTGAGGGATAGAGCCAAGCCCTATGGTAATCCATGCGGATATGTAAAGGAGTATGTCCTTGAGGGTAGGCTCTGGGAGA encodes:
- a CDS encoding sodium:solute symporter family protein, which gives rise to MLLGFILLYILGTLLIGVLASRLVKNSKDYILAGRSLPLYMATFVSFATWFGSETVLGASSVMAKEGLLGVIEDPFGAALCLILIGLFFAKPLYRMNLLTMGDFYRVVYGRKAEVVASFMIVFSYFGWVGAQMVAIGIILQLVLGVPLLWGILLGFGVVLFYTFLGGMWAVSLTDFLQTIMIIVGLIAVLYEVSSGFSQIAPVLASQPLDYYRFLPEPTLKDILLYISAWITIGLGSIPQQDVFQRVMASRSERVAVLSSISAGFMYLTVALIPLILAVFARTKYPELLDIDPQLMLPTMIMEHASLPTKVLFFGALLSAIMSTASAAVLAPASVLSENLIKPYIRNLSDKGFLWLTRACVVLVSLVSLMFALSGESIYHLVASSSALSLVSLFVPLTAGLYFKGSNPASAIASMLSGFFSWALLEYVFHNDFALLVGLGFSISSYILFSLIWKR
- a CDS encoding class II aldolase/adducin family protein, which codes for MEEIAIRKLKQVGKLLYTEGLVDARAGNLSVRLKDKIVITRRGSHLGNLQDWDFISLPLKEEHLLSDRASSELVVHKEIYLQTDYLSVVHAHPIGATLLSFERDYIEPIDSEGKDLLGRVQIIPAYPSGSLELARAVAFALRSSKLVVVRSHGVFSADLDPFYAYAHISVLERSCKILLYERGKIQRL